In Pseudomonas deceptionensis, a single window of DNA contains:
- a CDS encoding MATE family efflux transporter, with amino-acid sequence MNSVTHNPPSLTVSRPARVRTEVRALLALAFPIIISQIATTAMGFVDAVMAGRVGPRDLAAVALGNSIWVPVFLLMSGILLATTPKVAQRFGANAQGEIGPIVRQAMWLALMTGLCAALILIGAEPLLHLMKVDPELIEPSMGYLHGIASGMPAVGLYCVLRNFSDGLGKTRPSMVLGLSALALNIPINYIFIYGHFGVPAMGGVGCGWATAIVMWFMALGMVVWTFRGAIYKSSQVYSHFEWPKWAIIKRLLSVGLPIGIAVFAESSIFAVIALLIGSLGATVVAGHQIALNFSSLVFMIPYSLGMAITVRVGQALGREQPREARFVAGVGMGTALVWAAISASLILLLREQIATVYTADPMVIEVATMLLMFAALYQFSDVIQVTAAGALRGYQDTRVTMILTLFAYWGIGLPVGYALGLTDWFGEANGPSGLWQGLIVGLTCAALMLGVRLARSAKKHIRRRA; translated from the coding sequence GTGAACTCTGTGACTCATAACCCTCCTTCCCTCACTGTCAGCCGCCCGGCCCGGGTCCGCACGGAAGTGCGAGCGCTGTTGGCGCTGGCGTTTCCAATCATCATTTCCCAGATCGCCACCACCGCCATGGGGTTTGTCGATGCGGTCATGGCAGGGCGCGTCGGGCCACGGGATCTGGCTGCCGTGGCGCTGGGCAACTCCATTTGGGTGCCGGTATTTTTGCTGATGTCGGGCATTTTGCTGGCAACCACGCCCAAGGTCGCCCAGCGCTTTGGCGCCAATGCACAGGGTGAAATCGGCCCGATCGTGCGCCAGGCCATGTGGCTAGCCTTAATGACCGGCCTGTGCGCAGCCCTGATTTTGATCGGGGCCGAACCGCTGCTGCATTTGATGAAGGTCGACCCCGAACTGATCGAACCGAGCATGGGCTATCTGCACGGCATCGCCAGTGGCATGCCGGCCGTGGGGCTCTATTGCGTGTTGCGCAATTTCAGCGACGGCCTGGGCAAGACCCGTCCCAGCATGGTGCTGGGGCTGAGCGCGCTGGCCCTCAATATCCCGATCAACTACATCTTTATCTATGGCCACTTCGGTGTACCGGCCATGGGCGGCGTGGGCTGCGGCTGGGCCACGGCCATTGTGATGTGGTTTATGGCACTCGGTATGGTGGTCTGGACTTTTCGTGGCGCGATTTACAAGTCGAGCCAGGTGTACAGCCATTTTGAATGGCCGAAGTGGGCGATCATCAAGCGCTTGCTCAGCGTGGGCCTGCCGATCGGGATCGCGGTCTTTGCCGAGTCGAGTATTTTTGCGGTGATTGCGCTGTTGATCGGCAGCCTGGGCGCCACCGTCGTGGCGGGCCATCAAATCGCCCTGAACTTCAGTTCACTGGTGTTCATGATCCCGTACTCGCTGGGCATGGCAATTACCGTGCGCGTGGGCCAGGCCCTGGGCCGTGAGCAACCCCGCGAAGCGCGGTTTGTGGCTGGGGTTGGCATGGGTACGGCGCTGGTGTGGGCGGCGATTTCAGCCAGTTTGATCCTGTTGTTGCGCGAGCAAATTGCAACCGTCTACACCGCAGACCCGATGGTGATCGAGGTAGCGACCATGCTGCTGATGTTTGCCGCGCTGTACCAATTCTCGGATGTGATTCAAGTGACCGCCGCCGGCGCACTGCGCGGTTATCAGGACACGCGGGTGACGATGATCCTGACGTTGTTTGCGTATTGGGGGATTGGTTTGCCGGTGGGCTATGCGCTGGGGCTGACCGACTGGTTCGGCGAAGCCAATGGCCCGAGCGGGCTGTGGCAGGGTTTGATCGTGGGCCTGACCTGCGCCGCGCTGATGCTCGGCGTGCGGCTGGCCCGCAGTGCGAAAAAACATATTCGCCGCAGGGCCTGA
- the pdxB gene encoding 4-phosphoerythronate dehydrogenase PdxB gives MLIVADENIPLLEEFFADFGEIRRFPGRQISRADVLDADILLVRSVTKVDRDLLEGSAVRFVGTCTIGTDHLALEYFQRAGIQWSSAPGCNARGVVDYVLGSLLTLAEIEGADLTQRTYGVVGVGEVGGRLVQVLRSLGFNVLLCDPPRQADEGGDYVSLEQIIEQCDVISLHTPLDKTGSDPTWHLLDRERLNQLKPGTWLINASRGAVVDNAALREVLTRREDLQAVLDVWEGEPQVDVELADLCVLATPHIAGYSLDGKQRGTAQIYQALCDYLGHLPQVKLADLLPAPWLAKVELSADSDPAWAMAMLCRGVYDPRRDDADFRRSLTGSVEEQKLAFDGLRKNYPIRREIEGLAVHVDGESVALNQLVKALGGVLVP, from the coding sequence ATGTTGATTGTTGCTGACGAAAATATTCCGCTGCTCGAAGAATTTTTTGCTGACTTCGGTGAAATACGCCGTTTTCCGGGCCGCCAGATCAGCCGCGCCGACGTGCTTGATGCCGATATCCTGCTGGTGCGCTCTGTGACCAAAGTCGACCGCGACCTGCTTGAAGGCAGCGCAGTGCGGTTTGTCGGGACGTGCACCATCGGCACTGACCACCTGGCGCTCGAGTACTTTCAGCGCGCCGGGATTCAGTGGTCCAGCGCCCCCGGCTGCAATGCCCGTGGCGTGGTGGACTACGTGCTCGGCAGCTTGCTGACCCTGGCCGAAATCGAAGGCGCCGATCTGACGCAACGCACCTACGGTGTGGTGGGCGTCGGGGAAGTGGGCGGGCGTCTGGTCCAGGTGCTGCGTTCGCTGGGCTTCAACGTGCTGCTCTGCGACCCGCCGCGTCAGGCAGATGAAGGTGGCGATTACGTCAGCCTCGAACAGATCATCGAGCAATGCGATGTCATCAGCCTGCACACCCCGCTGGACAAAACCGGCAGCGACCCGACCTGGCACTTGCTCGACCGCGAGCGCCTGAACCAGTTGAAACCCGGTACATGGCTGATCAATGCCAGCCGTGGCGCGGTCGTCGACAATGCCGCGCTGCGTGAAGTGCTGACCCGGCGCGAAGACCTGCAAGCGGTGCTGGACGTGTGGGAAGGCGAGCCACAAGTAGACGTCGAGCTGGCTGACCTGTGCGTACTGGCGACCCCGCACATTGCCGGGTACAGCCTGGATGGAAAGCAGCGGGGGACTGCGCAGATCTATCAGGCGCTGTGCGATTACCTCGGCCATTTGCCGCAGGTCAAACTTGCCGACTTGTTGCCTGCGCCCTGGCTGGCGAAGGTTGAACTGAGTGCCGACAGCGATCCTGCCTGGGCCATGGCCATGCTTTGTCGTGGCGTGTACGACCCGCGTCGCGACGATGCGGATTTTCGCCGCAGCCTGACCGGCAGTGTCGAAGAGCAAAAGCTGGCGTTTGATGGCTTGCGCAAGAACTACCCGATTCGCCGTGAAATCGAAGGCCTGGCCGTGCATGTCGACGGCGAATCAGTGGCCTTGAATCAACTGGTGAAAGCCTTGGGCGGGGTGCTGGTGCCGTAA
- a CDS encoding PA1571 family protein, translated as MDLQHNAQAVPVIRTQPQQSLGCAIIDENGKEILITEAMIQNACHELEQRLVKPVLKD; from the coding sequence ATGGATTTGCAACACAACGCTCAAGCCGTACCGGTGATTCGCACCCAACCACAGCAATCTTTGGGCTGCGCGATTATCGACGAAAATGGCAAGGAGATTTTGATCACCGAGGCGATGATCCAGAACGCCTGCCATGAGCTGGAGCAGCGTCTGGTCAAGCCTGTGCTCAAAGACTGA
- a CDS encoding ABC transporter transmembrane domain-containing protein: protein MLSSRHRRAIRLAIHFVAPYRWQAFGALLALIVTAGITLSMGQGIRLLVDKGFMTQSPHLLNQSIGFFLILVLGLSVGTFVRFYLVSWIGERVVADIRRQVFNHLIDLHPGFYENNRSSEIQSRLTTDTTLLQSVIGSSLSLFLRNSLMVIGGVVLLFVTNPKLTSIVVVALPLVLVPILFFGRRVRSLSRQSQDRIADVGSYVAEALGQIKTVQAYNHQQQDQQRFATTVEHAFATARKRILQRAWLITLVILLVLGAVGVMLWVGGMDVIAGRITGGELAAFVFYSLIVGSAFGTLSEVIGELQQAAGAAERIAELLQSKSLIEPPSTGLLVLPERVEGNLLLENLHFSYPSRPESYAIDGLSLTINAGETLALVGPSGAGKSTLFDLLLRFYDPQQGQILLEGLPITRLDPQDLRRCFALVSQTPALFFGTIEDNIRYGNAGASDEQVEAAARIAHAHDFILQMPEGYKTHLGDGGLGLSGGQRQRLAIARALLVDAPVLLLDEATSALDAQSEYLIQQALPSLMQGRTTLVIAHRLATVQNADRIAVMDQGKLVAIGTHAQLIASNALYARLAALQFNVGV from the coding sequence ATGCTTTCTTCCCGTCACCGCCGTGCCATTCGTCTGGCTATCCATTTTGTTGCGCCCTATCGTTGGCAGGCCTTTGGCGCCTTGTTGGCACTGATTGTCACGGCGGGCATCACCTTGTCGATGGGGCAGGGCATCCGGCTGTTGGTCGACAAGGGTTTCATGACCCAGTCCCCGCACCTGCTCAACCAGTCCATCGGGTTTTTTCTGATCCTGGTGCTTGGTTTGTCGGTGGGTACTTTTGTGCGTTTTTACCTGGTGTCCTGGATCGGCGAACGGGTGGTGGCCGATATTCGTCGCCAGGTGTTCAACCACCTGATCGACTTGCACCCGGGGTTCTATGAGAACAACCGCAGCTCGGAAATCCAGTCACGGCTGACTACCGATACCACGTTGCTGCAATCGGTCATTGGCTCTTCGCTGTCCCTGTTCCTGCGCAACAGCCTGATGGTGATTGGCGGCGTCGTGCTGCTGTTTGTCACCAACCCCAAACTGACCAGCATCGTGGTGGTCGCCTTGCCCCTGGTGCTGGTGCCGATCCTGTTTTTTGGGCGCCGGGTGCGCAGCCTGTCGCGCCAGAGCCAGGACCGTATCGCCGATGTGGGCAGCTATGTCGCCGAAGCCCTGGGCCAGATCAAAACGGTGCAGGCCTACAACCACCAACAGCAAGACCAGCAACGTTTTGCCACGACGGTTGAGCACGCGTTTGCCACGGCCCGTAAACGCATCCTGCAGCGCGCGTGGCTGATTACCCTGGTGATCCTGCTGGTGCTGGGCGCGGTGGGGGTGATGCTGTGGGTCGGCGGAATGGACGTGATTGCCGGGCGGATCACCGGTGGCGAACTGGCCGCGTTCGTGTTCTACAGCCTGATCGTTGGCAGTGCGTTCGGTACCTTGAGTGAAGTGATTGGCGAGCTGCAACAGGCGGCGGGGGCGGCGGAGCGGATTGCTGAGCTGTTGCAGTCAAAAAGCCTGATTGAGCCGCCGAGCACGGGGTTGCTGGTGTTGCCTGAGCGGGTGGAGGGGAATCTGCTGCTTGAAAATCTGCACTTCTCCTATCCTTCGCGCCCGGAAAGTTATGCCATTGACGGCTTGAGCCTGACGATCAATGCGGGTGAAACCCTGGCCCTGGTCGGTCCTTCGGGGGCGGGCAAGTCGACGTTGTTTGACTTGCTGCTGCGTTTTTACGACCCCCAGCAAGGTCAGATCCTGCTTGAAGGCCTGCCGATCACCCGGCTTGATCCCCAGGACCTGCGCCGTTGCTTTGCCCTGGTGTCGCAAACCCCGGCACTGTTTTTCGGCACCATTGAAGACAACATTCGGTATGGCAATGCGGGGGCCAGTGACGAGCAAGTCGAAGCGGCGGCACGGATTGCCCATGCGCACGATTTCATACTGCAAATGCCCGAGGGCTACAAAACCCACCTGGGTGATGGTGGCTTGGGCTTGTCGGGCGGGCAGCGCCAGCGTTTGGCAATTGCCCGGGCGTTGCTGGTCGATGCACCGGTCCTGTTACTGGACGAAGCCACCAGTGCCCTTGATGCCCAGAGCGAGTACTTGATCCAGCAAGCCTTGCCCAGCCTGATGCAAGGCCGCACGACCCTGGTGATCGCCCACCGCCTGGCCACGGTGCAGAACGCCGACCGCATCGCGGTGATGGACCAGGGCAAGCTGGTAGCCATCGGCACCCACGCACAGTTGATCGCCAGCAACGCGCTGTATGCACGGCTGGCGGCGCTGCAGTTCAATGTGGGGGTGTGA
- a CDS encoding pyrimidine/purine nucleoside phosphorylase, which produces MFKVNEYFDGTVKSIAFTQTEGKATIGVMAAGEYEFGTAEREIMHVVSGELSVKLPGSSEYETFKSGSQFNVPANSKFQLKVPVDTAYLCEYR; this is translated from the coding sequence ATGTTCAAAGTCAACGAATACTTCGACGGTACCGTCAAGTCGATTGCCTTCACACAAACCGAAGGCAAAGCCACCATTGGCGTCATGGCTGCGGGCGAGTACGAGTTCGGTACGGCCGAGCGCGAAATCATGCACGTGGTGTCGGGTGAGCTGAGCGTCAAACTGCCAGGCAGCAGTGAGTATGAAACGTTCAAAAGCGGCAGCCAGTTCAACGTGCCGGCCAACAGCAAGTTCCAGCTGAAAGTGCCCGTTGATACGGCTTACCTGTGTGAGTACCGCTAA
- a CDS encoding exonuclease domain-containing protein, producing MPHWLVIDLEATTDDGGWPLEEMEVIEIGASVVTRAGREVDHFQRFIRPQRRPLLTPFCRQLTRITQANIDAAAPMTLVWEQFERWLGQHLPKLEGWASWGDYDRKQLEQEWHHKQLASALMQLPHTNLKQQFAQARQLKRPLGLNSALQLAGMQFNGQQHRALEDARNTARLLPLILKV from the coding sequence ATGCCTCACTGGCTGGTAATTGACCTGGAAGCCACTACTGATGATGGCGGCTGGCCCCTCGAGGAAATGGAAGTGATTGAAATCGGTGCCAGCGTGGTCACCCGCGCAGGTCGCGAGGTGGATCATTTCCAGCGTTTCATCCGCCCGCAACGGCGCCCGTTGCTGACCCCGTTTTGCCGGCAACTGACCCGTATCACCCAAGCCAACATCGATGCCGCAGCGCCGATGACACTGGTGTGGGAACAGTTCGAACGCTGGCTGGGCCAGCACCTGCCCAAACTCGAAGGCTGGGCCAGCTGGGGCGACTACGATCGCAAGCAACTGGAACAGGAGTGGCACCACAAGCAGCTCGCCAGTGCACTGATGCAATTGCCCCACACCAACCTCAAGCAGCAGTTTGCCCAGGCCCGCCAGCTAAAGCGCCCGCTGGGGCTTAACAGCGCGCTGCAACTGGCCGGGATGCAGTTCAACGGGCAGCAACATCGCGCGCTGGAAGATGCACGAAACACGGCGCGTTTGTTGCCACTGATCCTCAAGGTTTAG
- a CDS encoding substrate-binding periplasmic protein, with product MVLKCLPIQMAHSLALAFGMIWLAPVWATQEVRVGAAHFPPYAVRPERGGGTGLLSQLLNALNLLQSDYRFVLVPSSIPRRQRDFEQGRVDMMMFENPAWGWQALSYNAVDMGLEDAEVFVAKQQPDRQQSYFDDLDGKRLALFSGYHYAFAGFNPGPTFLTDTFNATLTYSHESNLLMVQRGRVDIALITRSNLTDLLRHDPQAKSEVMVSERIDQVYRHFALLRPEAPIQGQHFARMLQQLRENGQLVAIFAPYKIAVVAVEPF from the coding sequence ATGGTTTTAAAGTGTTTGCCAATACAGATGGCCCACAGCCTGGCGCTGGCCTTTGGCATGATCTGGTTGGCGCCGGTTTGGGCTACTCAGGAAGTCAGGGTTGGGGCGGCACATTTTCCGCCATACGCCGTGCGCCCGGAACGGGGTGGCGGCACGGGGCTGTTGTCGCAATTGCTCAATGCGCTCAACCTGTTGCAGAGCGATTATCGTTTTGTCCTTGTACCCAGCTCCATCCCGCGGCGCCAGCGTGATTTCGAGCAGGGGCGGGTGGACATGATGATGTTTGAAAACCCGGCCTGGGGCTGGCAGGCGCTTTCGTACAACGCCGTCGACATGGGCCTTGAAGACGCTGAAGTGTTTGTCGCCAAACAGCAGCCTGATCGCCAGCAAAGCTACTTCGATGACCTGGACGGCAAACGGCTCGCGCTGTTTAGCGGGTATCACTATGCCTTTGCCGGATTCAATCCCGGCCCGACATTTTTGACCGACACGTTCAACGCCACACTTACGTACTCCCACGAAAGCAACCTGTTGATGGTTCAGCGCGGGCGGGTAGATATCGCGTTGATTACCCGCTCCAATCTCACCGACTTGTTGCGCCATGACCCCCAGGCCAAGTCAGAGGTCATGGTCTCCGAGCGTATCGATCAGGTGTACCGTCACTTCGCCCTGTTGCGGCCGGAAGCACCGATCCAGGGTCAGCATTTTGCCCGGATGCTGCAACAGCTTCGCGAGAATGGTCAGTTGGTGGCTATTTTTGCGCCCTACAAAATTGCAGTGGTTGCAGTAGAGCCTTTCTAG
- a CDS encoding RNA polymerase factor sigma-70, which translates to MTEQMSTGKCDSPLLQAFVENRLVLVKIAARITGCRSRAEDVVQDAFFRLQSAPQITTSFKAQLSYLFQIVRNLAIDHYRKQALELKYSGTEEEGLNVVIHGASPETSLINFSTLEHIAVALTELPSRTRYAFEMYRLHGVQQKDIARELGVSPTLVNFMIRDALIHCRKVSGTQADTFARR; encoded by the coding sequence ATGACGGAACAAATGTCCACAGGCAAGTGTGACTCACCCCTTCTCCAGGCCTTTGTTGAAAACCGGCTGGTCCTGGTCAAGATCGCAGCCCGTATCACCGGCTGTCGATCCCGGGCCGAAGATGTGGTGCAGGATGCGTTCTTCCGCTTGCAGTCGGCACCGCAGATCACCACCTCATTCAAGGCTCAGCTCAGCTACCTGTTCCAGATCGTGCGCAACCTGGCGATCGATCACTACCGCAAGCAGGCGCTGGAATTGAAATACTCGGGTACGGAAGAGGAAGGTTTGAATGTGGTCATCCACGGCGCGTCTCCAGAAACCTCGCTGATCAACTTTTCGACCCTGGAACACATCGCCGTGGCGCTGACTGAACTGCCGAGCCGCACCCGCTATGCATTCGAGATGTATCGCCTGCACGGGGTTCAGCAAAAGGACATTGCCAGGGAGTTGGGCGTGTCGCCAACACTGGTCAACTTCATGATTCGCGATGCCCTGATTCATTGCCGCAAAGTGTCGGGAACCCAAGCCGACACCTTCGCCCGCCGCTGA
- the dsbG gene encoding thiol:disulfide interchange protein DsbG — protein sequence MLNRKLLTLSMTSLLGASLLQSPVLQAEELPPAIKKIEAKGAKIVGSFDAPGDLRGFAAQYQNRGMALYLTKDGNVLVGNLYDADGKDLSLAPLQKLVYEPMAKQVWANMEKSNWIADGKADAPRIVYLFSDPNCPYCNMFWEQARPWVDSGKVQLRHIMVGIIREDSPAKSAALLAAKDPQQALHEHEKAGKASKLKPLEKIPADVQAKLDANAKLMEELDVAATPAIFYLDAQGNLQQQQGAPSPDKLVQILGPK from the coding sequence AACTGTTAACCCTGAGCATGACCTCACTGCTGGGCGCCTCGCTCCTGCAGTCGCCTGTGTTGCAGGCTGAAGAACTGCCGCCAGCCATCAAGAAGATTGAAGCCAAGGGCGCAAAAATCGTTGGCAGTTTCGATGCACCCGGCGATTTGCGCGGGTTCGCAGCCCAGTACCAGAACCGTGGCATGGCGCTGTACCTGACCAAGGACGGCAACGTGCTGGTGGGCAACCTGTATGACGCCGACGGCAAAGACCTGAGCCTGGCACCGCTGCAAAAGCTGGTGTACGAGCCGATGGCCAAGCAAGTCTGGGCCAACATGGAAAAGAGCAACTGGATCGCCGACGGCAAGGCGGATGCACCCCGCATCGTTTACCTGTTCAGCGACCCGAACTGCCCGTACTGCAACATGTTCTGGGAGCAGGCACGCCCTTGGGTCGACTCGGGCAAGGTGCAATTGCGTCATATCATGGTGGGCATTATCCGCGAAGACAGCCCGGCCAAATCCGCCGCCCTGCTGGCCGCCAAGGACCCGCAGCAAGCCCTGCACGAGCATGAGAAAGCCGGCAAGGCCAGCAAGCTCAAACCGCTGGAAAAAATCCCGGCTGACGTGCAGGCCAAACTCGACGCCAACGCAAAGCTGATGGAAGAACTGGATGTCGCCGCGACCCCGGCGATTTTCTATCTGGACGCACAAGGCAACCTGCAACAGCAACAGGGTGCGCCGTCACCGGACAAACTGGTGCAGATTCTGGGGCCCAAGTAA